A genomic stretch from Photobacterium atrarenae includes:
- the lpxC gene encoding UDP-3-O-acyl-N-acetylglucosamine deacetylase: protein MIRQRTLKSIVQTTGVGLHSGRKVTLILRPAAANTGVIYRRTDLNPPVDFPANADSVRDTMLCTALVNEEGVRISTVEHLNAALAGMGIDNVIIEVDAPEIPIMDGSASPFIYLLQSAGIETLNAPKRFLRLKKTVRVEDGDKWAELRPFNGFRLDFAIDFNHPAIESEQQRLVLDFSSQSFVKDISRARTFGFMRDIEYLQSQNLCLGGSFDNAIVLDDYRILNDEGLRFDNELVTHKVLDAIGDLYMCGHNIIGEMVAYKSGHALNNKLLRAVLADQEAFEWSTFTDEQEVPVTFAQPGMVLA, encoded by the coding sequence ATGATCAGACAACGTACACTGAAAAGCATAGTGCAAACGACTGGGGTGGGACTTCACTCTGGACGTAAAGTGACGCTTATTCTTCGTCCTGCTGCTGCAAATACCGGTGTGATCTATCGCCGTACAGACTTGAATCCGCCGGTAGATTTTCCTGCCAACGCTGATTCAGTGCGCGATACCATGCTGTGTACAGCACTGGTGAATGAGGAAGGGGTACGGATCTCAACTGTTGAGCACCTGAACGCAGCTTTAGCAGGCATGGGGATCGATAACGTGATTATCGAAGTGGATGCGCCGGAAATTCCGATTATGGATGGTAGCGCCAGCCCGTTTATTTACCTGTTGCAGTCTGCCGGAATTGAGACCCTGAATGCGCCGAAGCGCTTCCTGCGTCTTAAGAAAACTGTTCGCGTCGAAGATGGCGACAAGTGGGCTGAGCTTCGTCCGTTCAACGGGTTCCGCCTTGATTTCGCTATCGATTTTAACCATCCGGCGATTGAATCAGAGCAACAGCGTTTGGTGCTGGATTTTTCCAGCCAGTCATTTGTCAAAGACATCAGCCGTGCCCGGACCTTCGGTTTCATGCGCGACATTGAGTACCTGCAGTCACAAAACCTGTGTCTGGGCGGTAGCTTCGATAACGCGATTGTACTGGATGATTACCGCATCCTTAATGACGAAGGCCTGCGGTTTGACAACGAGCTGGTGACGCACAAGGTACTGGATGCCATCGGTGATCTGTACATGTGTGGTCACAACATCATTGGTGAAATGGTCGCTTACAAATCCGGCCATGCCCTGAATAACAAACTGTTGCGCGCGGTGCTGGCAGATCAGGAAGCTTTTGAATGGTCCACCTTCACCGATGAGCAAGAGGTGCCTGTCACCTTCGCCCAGCCTGGGATGGTCCTGGCCTAA
- a CDS encoding DUF721 domain-containing protein, with product MRDHRPQSTASLLDDTQLGNIQQRAVALGKLNNAVKQHLACAEHCRVSNYRQGTLILEVASAAWSMRLNYERNTLMSKLRAQLLPNLANIEIKVNPALAAVATQPTDKTPDIVQKPISPQAAQYLRNTAQGAPDKVKARLERLAALAAKQNKN from the coding sequence ATGCGCGATCATCGCCCTCAATCGACCGCCAGCCTGCTTGACGACACCCAGCTGGGTAATATTCAGCAGCGTGCCGTTGCCCTCGGCAAACTGAACAATGCAGTCAAGCAACACCTGGCCTGCGCCGAACATTGCCGGGTCAGCAACTACCGTCAGGGTACCCTGATCCTCGAGGTTGCATCCGCGGCCTGGTCGATGCGGCTCAACTATGAACGCAACACCCTGATGAGCAAACTGCGTGCCCAGCTGCTGCCGAACCTCGCCAATATCGAAATTAAAGTCAATCCGGCCCTGGCCGCTGTGGCCACCCAGCCGACAGACAAAACCCCGGACATCGTACAAAAACCGATTTCGCCTCAGGCGGCACAATACCTACGCAACACCGCGCAAGGCGCGCCGGATAAAGTCAAAGCCCGGCTGGAGCGGCTCGCAGCGCTCGCTGCCAAACAGAACAAAAACTAA
- the secA gene encoding preprotein translocase subunit SecA produces MLSKLLTKVIGSRNDRTLRRLRKIVDQINKLEPQFESLQDEELKAKTVEFRERLEQGETLDQLLPEAFATVREASKRVYGMRHFDVQLIGGMVLNSCQIAEMRTGEGKTLTATLPAYLNALTGKGVHIVTVNDYLAARDAETNRPLFEFLGMTVGVNVPNMPPQAKKEAYAADILYGTNNEFGFDYLRDNMAFRPEDRVQRERFFAVVDEVDSILIDEARTPLIISGPAEDSSELYTQINTLIPELVRQEKEDSDEYRGEGHYTVDEKAKQAYLTENGQEFVEELLKQKGMMAEDDTLYSPANISLLHHVHAALRAHVLFERDVDYIVKDDEVIIVDEHTGRTMPGRRWSEGLHQAVEAKEGVKIQNENQTLASITFQNYFRLYEKLSGMTGTADTEAFEFQSIYGLETVVIPTNKPMIRDDMGDLVYMTELEKFAAISEDIQDRVKNGQPVLVGTVSIEKSELLSNALKKAGIKHQVLNAKFHEKEADIVAQAGQPGAVTIATNMAGRGTDIVLGGSWQNEVAKLDNPDADQITQIKAKWQEVHEQVLASGGLHIIGTERHESRRIDNQLRGRSGRQGDPGSSRFYLSMEDGLMRIFASDRVSNMMKKLGMEEGEAIEHPWVTKAIENAQRKVEGRNFDIRKQLLEFDDVANDQRKVVYELRDELMNAEDISEMIEQNREDVLQGVIDGYIPPQSLEEMWDIPGLEERLKADFDLELPIQQWLDDEEKLYEEALRERIIEKAVEIYRQKEEVVGAPVLRNFEKTVMLQNLDTLWKEHLAAMDHLRQGIHLRGYAQKNPKQEYKRESFELFEGMLEALKSDVIAILSKVRVQQQEEVERIEEERRRQAEALARRQQYQHQNAESQIADESEQGGENEPYHRGERKVGRNEPCPCGSGKKYKQCHGKIN; encoded by the coding sequence ATGTTATCAAAACTACTGACCAAAGTTATCGGTAGCCGTAACGATCGCACTTTGCGTCGTTTGCGTAAAATTGTTGACCAAATCAACAAGCTAGAACCTCAATTTGAAAGCCTGCAAGACGAAGAGCTGAAAGCGAAAACGGTGGAGTTCCGTGAGCGTCTTGAGCAGGGCGAAACCCTGGATCAGTTGCTGCCAGAAGCGTTTGCGACCGTACGAGAAGCCTCGAAGCGTGTCTATGGCATGCGTCATTTCGATGTCCAGCTGATTGGCGGAATGGTGCTCAATAGCTGCCAGATTGCTGAGATGCGCACCGGTGAAGGTAAAACCCTGACCGCGACCCTGCCAGCCTACCTCAATGCCCTGACCGGCAAAGGCGTCCACATTGTGACGGTGAATGATTACCTGGCTGCCCGGGACGCCGAAACCAACCGTCCGCTATTTGAATTCCTCGGCATGACGGTGGGCGTGAATGTTCCAAACATGCCACCCCAGGCGAAGAAAGAAGCCTATGCGGCGGATATCCTGTACGGCACCAACAACGAATTTGGCTTTGATTACCTGCGCGATAACATGGCCTTCCGTCCGGAAGATCGGGTTCAGCGCGAGCGTTTTTTTGCCGTGGTCGATGAAGTGGACTCAATCCTGATCGATGAGGCACGAACGCCGCTGATCATTTCCGGTCCGGCGGAAGACAGCTCAGAGCTGTATACCCAGATCAATACCCTGATCCCGGAACTGGTTCGCCAGGAGAAGGAAGACAGTGATGAGTACCGCGGAGAAGGTCATTACACGGTTGATGAGAAAGCCAAGCAGGCTTACCTGACGGAAAACGGTCAGGAGTTTGTCGAAGAGCTGCTCAAGCAAAAAGGCATGATGGCGGAAGATGACACCCTGTACTCACCGGCCAACATCAGCTTGTTGCACCACGTGCATGCAGCGCTGCGTGCGCATGTCCTGTTTGAGCGCGATGTCGACTACATCGTCAAAGATGATGAAGTGATCATCGTGGATGAGCACACCGGCCGGACGATGCCGGGGCGTCGCTGGTCCGAAGGGCTTCACCAGGCCGTTGAAGCCAAAGAAGGGGTGAAGATCCAGAATGAAAACCAGACGCTGGCGTCGATCACCTTCCAGAACTACTTCCGCCTGTATGAAAAACTGTCCGGCATGACCGGGACCGCAGATACCGAAGCGTTCGAGTTCCAGTCGATTTACGGTCTGGAAACTGTGGTGATCCCGACCAATAAGCCGATGATCCGCGATGATATGGGTGATCTGGTCTATATGACCGAGCTCGAGAAATTTGCCGCGATCAGTGAAGATATTCAGGACCGGGTTAAAAACGGCCAGCCTGTCCTGGTGGGGACCGTGTCGATTGAAAAATCCGAACTGCTGTCCAATGCTCTGAAAAAAGCCGGTATCAAGCACCAGGTGCTGAACGCCAAGTTCCATGAAAAAGAAGCGGATATTGTTGCCCAGGCCGGTCAGCCGGGTGCGGTGACGATTGCGACCAACATGGCCGGTCGGGGGACCGATATCGTGCTGGGTGGCTCCTGGCAGAATGAAGTCGCCAAACTGGACAACCCGGATGCAGACCAGATTACGCAGATCAAGGCTAAATGGCAAGAAGTGCACGAGCAAGTGCTGGCTTCTGGTGGTTTGCATATTATCGGGACCGAGCGTCATGAATCGCGCCGGATCGATAACCAGCTGCGTGGCCGTTCCGGCCGTCAGGGGGATCCGGGCTCTTCCCGCTTCTACCTGTCGATGGAAGATGGCCTGATGCGGATCTTTGCCTCGGATCGTGTCTCGAACATGATGAAGAAACTGGGGATGGAAGAGGGTGAAGCGATTGAGCACCCATGGGTGACCAAGGCGATTGAAAATGCTCAGCGCAAAGTCGAAGGTCGTAACTTCGATATCCGTAAGCAGCTGCTTGAGTTTGATGACGTGGCTAATGATCAGCGCAAGGTCGTTTACGAGTTGCGTGATGAGCTGATGAATGCCGAAGACATCAGCGAGATGATTGAGCAGAACCGCGAAGATGTGCTGCAAGGCGTGATTGATGGTTATATACCGCCGCAATCCCTGGAAGAGATGTGGGACATTCCGGGGCTGGAAGAGCGCCTGAAAGCAGATTTCGATCTTGAACTGCCGATCCAGCAGTGGCTGGATGACGAAGAGAAGCTGTACGAAGAAGCGCTGCGTGAGCGGATCATCGAGAAAGCGGTTGAGATCTACCGTCAGAAAGAAGAAGTCGTTGGTGCGCCGGTGCTGCGGAACTTCGAGAAGACGGTCATGCTGCAGAACTTAGATACGCTATGGAAAGAGCACCTGGCGGCGATGGATCACCTGCGTCAGGGGATCCACCTGCGCGGCTATGCCCAGAAGAACCCGAAACAGGAATATAAGCGTGAGTCGTTTGAACTGTTTGAAGGGATGCTCGAAGCGCTGAAATCCGATGTTATTGCGATTCTGAGCAAGGTTCGGGTGCAGCAGCAGGAAGAAGTTGAGCGGATTGAAGAAGAGCGTCGTCGTCAGGCGGAAGCGCTGGCTCGTCGTCAACAGTACCAGCATCAGAACGCAGAAAGCCAGATTGCCGATGAAAGCGAGCAGGGTGGGGAGAACGAACCTTACCACCGTGGTGAGCGCAAGGTTGGCCGTAACGAGCCGTGTCCGTGTGGCTCGGGCAAGAAGTACAAACAGTGTCATGGTAAGATTAACTAA
- the mutT gene encoding 8-oxo-dGTP diphosphatase MutT, translated as MDKKQVWISAGIILNTAQDQVFITRRPAKVHKGGFWEFAGGKVEQGETAEQAVIRELDEEVGIRATELEHFMALEHDYPEKALKFDFFLVKAFEGEAFGKEGQPGEWVELQRLRDYAFPEANDAVLNKLLAM; from the coding sequence TTGGATAAGAAGCAAGTTTGGATCTCAGCCGGGATCATACTGAACACAGCACAGGATCAGGTTTTTATCACCCGTCGTCCGGCGAAAGTGCACAAAGGGGGATTCTGGGAGTTTGCCGGCGGCAAGGTTGAGCAAGGCGAAACTGCCGAGCAAGCGGTGATCCGTGAGCTGGATGAGGAAGTCGGGATTCGGGCGACAGAGCTGGAACATTTTATGGCGCTGGAACATGATTATCCGGAAAAAGCGCTGAAGTTTGACTTTTTCCTGGTCAAAGCGTTTGAAGGCGAGGCGTTTGGCAAAGAAGGGCAACCGGGGGAGTGGGTTGAGCTGCAGCGCTTGCGTGATTACGCGTTTCCGGAAGCCAACGACGCCGTGCTGAACAAGCTGCTGGCGATGTAG
- the yacG gene encoding DNA gyrase inhibitor YacG translates to MTQTNPSAAITVVKCPTCQSSVEWSDKSPYRPFCSKRCQLIDLGEWADEEKAIPGAPDLSDADGWSEDMGY, encoded by the coding sequence GTGACACAAACCAATCCATCTGCTGCCATCACCGTCGTCAAGTGCCCGACCTGCCAGTCATCGGTTGAATGGAGCGACAAAAGCCCGTACCGCCCGTTTTGTTCGAAGCGTTGTCAGCTCATCGATTTAGGCGAGTGGGCAGATGAAGAGAAAGCGATCCCGGGCGCGCCGGATCTCTCCGATGCCGATGGTTGGTCGGAAGATATGGGCTATTAA
- the zapD gene encoding cell division protein ZapD codes for MLTNRFEHPLNEKVRIYLRLEYLMRQMSHASQLNDQWQHQIFFRALFDLLEILDQIQLKAELAKDLDKLRAKLKTWMDIDAVDQSALLAVLDQIDLAHHQLITANRLGQELREDRFLNSIKQRFSIPGGSCCFDLPALHHWLHLPLAHKQNDMANWLRQIHELHEALNLWLRLTRDFGQHQPQVARGGFFQYDAEDASLLRLEICPSYGVYPMISGHRGRFAIRFLPFEEGASIADTIEFKLAIC; via the coding sequence ATGCTAACGAACCGTTTTGAACATCCGTTAAATGAGAAAGTCCGTATTTATCTGCGTCTTGAGTATCTCATGCGGCAAATGAGCCATGCCAGCCAGCTCAATGATCAGTGGCAGCATCAAATTTTTTTCCGGGCGCTGTTCGATCTGCTTGAGATCCTCGATCAAATCCAGCTCAAAGCCGAGCTGGCCAAGGATCTCGATAAGCTAAGGGCCAAGCTCAAGACCTGGATGGATATTGATGCCGTGGATCAATCGGCGCTGCTGGCCGTGCTGGATCAAATCGACCTGGCCCATCACCAGCTGATCACGGCCAATCGGCTCGGCCAGGAGCTCCGAGAAGATCGCTTTCTCAACAGTATCAAACAACGCTTCTCCATTCCGGGCGGGAGCTGCTGTTTCGATCTGCCGGCGCTGCATCACTGGCTCCACTTACCTTTGGCCCATAAGCAAAATGATATGGCCAACTGGCTCAGGCAGATCCATGAACTGCACGAGGCACTGAATCTCTGGCTGCGTCTGACCCGGGATTTCGGCCAGCACCAACCCCAGGTCGCACGGGGCGGCTTTTTCCAGTATGACGCCGAGGATGCCAGCTTGCTACGGCTGGAAATTTGCCCTAGCTATGGGGTTTACCCTATGATATCGGGCCATCGTGGCCGTTTTGCGATCCGCTTCTTACCATTTGAGGAAGGGGCCAGCATTGCGGACACGATCGAATTCAAGCTAGCTATCTGCTGA
- the coaE gene encoding dephospho-CoA kinase (Dephospho-CoA kinase (CoaE) performs the final step in coenzyme A biosynthesis.), producing the protein MTMVVGLTGGIGSGKSTVADLFARYHIDIIDADIIAREVVEPGTPGLQAIVDKLGSDILLTDGTLDRAKLRQAIFNDSTLKHWLNNLLHPLIREKMQAEIRQARSPYCLLVIPLMVENNLQAMAHRLLVVDVEEDVQIARTRQRDQVDAAHVRKILAAQATRQERLEAADDVITNNGGSTELEAAVSALHQQYLPLSRQYA; encoded by the coding sequence ATGACCATGGTTGTCGGATTAACCGGCGGGATCGGCAGCGGTAAGTCCACCGTTGCCGATCTGTTTGCCCGCTACCACATTGACATCATCGATGCCGATATCATTGCCCGCGAGGTGGTTGAACCCGGCACGCCGGGATTGCAAGCCATTGTTGATAAACTGGGTTCTGACATCCTACTGACAGACGGCACCCTGGACCGCGCTAAGCTACGACAGGCGATTTTCAATGACAGCACGCTGAAGCACTGGCTCAACAACCTGCTTCACCCGCTGATCCGGGAAAAAATGCAGGCGGAGATCCGCCAGGCCCGGTCACCTTACTGCCTGCTGGTGATCCCGCTGATGGTGGAGAACAACCTCCAGGCCATGGCCCATCGCCTGCTGGTCGTCGACGTCGAGGAAGACGTTCAGATTGCCCGAACCCGGCAACGCGATCAGGTTGATGCAGCGCATGTCCGGAAAATTCTGGCTGCCCAGGCAACGCGCCAGGAGCGCCTGGAGGCGGCTGATGATGTGATCACCAACAACGGCGGCAGCACTGAACTTGAAGCGGCTGTCAGCGCGCTGCATCAGCAGTATCTCCCCCTGAGCCGCCAGTACGCTTAA
- a CDS encoding prepilin peptidase → MELLSHYPWLFPVFAAIFGLIIGSFLNVVIYRLPVMMERQWKADCAECFPEFGPVEPGATFSLSIPRSRCPQCQHPIHVWENIPVLSWLLLKGRCKHCQAKISARYPAVELLSAVMATTVALMLPPSEWAIAVLGFSFALIALTFIDIDKMLLPDQITLPLMWGGLACALLGWSPVSLTDAVIGAMAGYLSLWGLYWGFKLLTGKEGMGYGDFKLLAALGAWLGWQLLPFVVLLSSLVGAICGIILMRLQSSDTQTPFSFGPYLAVAGWIAILWGNDILSWYLTSYLGL, encoded by the coding sequence ATGGAACTGCTGAGCCACTATCCCTGGTTATTTCCCGTGTTTGCCGCCATTTTCGGCTTGATCATCGGCAGCTTTTTAAACGTGGTGATTTATCGCCTGCCGGTGATGATGGAACGCCAGTGGAAAGCCGACTGCGCCGAGTGCTTCCCCGAATTCGGCCCGGTCGAGCCCGGCGCCACCTTCAGCCTCAGTATCCCGCGCTCACGTTGCCCGCAGTGCCAGCACCCCATCCATGTCTGGGAGAATATTCCGGTCCTGAGCTGGCTGCTGCTCAAAGGCCGCTGCAAACACTGCCAGGCGAAAATCAGTGCCCGCTATCCGGCTGTCGAGCTGCTGAGCGCCGTGATGGCGACCACGGTCGCCCTGATGCTGCCGCCTTCCGAATGGGCGATTGCCGTGCTCGGGTTCAGCTTTGCCCTGATCGCCCTGACCTTCATTGATATCGACAAAATGCTACTGCCGGATCAAATCACCCTGCCTTTGATGTGGGGCGGGCTGGCCTGTGCGTTGCTGGGCTGGAGCCCGGTATCACTGACGGATGCGGTGATCGGCGCCATGGCCGGCTACCTGTCGCTCTGGGGCCTGTACTGGGGCTTCAAGCTCCTGACCGGCAAAGAGGGGATGGGCTATGGCGACTTTAAACTCCTGGCAGCACTCGGCGCCTGGCTGGGCTGGCAGCTGCTGCCTTTTGTCGTGCTGCTGTCTTCCTTGGTCGGGGCGATTTGTGGCATCATCCTGATGCGACTTCAAAGCTCGGATACCCAAACCCCATTTTCATTCGGTCCCTATCTGGCCGTTGCCGGCTGGATAGCAATCCTGTGGGGAAATGACATCCTGAGCTGGTACCTGACTTCATACTTAGGACTCTGA
- a CDS encoding type II secretion system F family protein → MNQPSKVRHYHWRGINQNGKKVSGITLGFQEQDVRNLLSEQRVQVKKIKRRKPSTFSKLKNQLKPTDITAITRQLATMVNSGVPVVQGLNMMASSHHKAEARAVLTQVTAQVEAGASLSRALQSSSPLFDKFYCDLVATGEQTGHLGEIFKRIALYREKNEAMRKKVIKAMIYPTMVTFTAVLVTILMLVMVIPQFAEIFASFGAELPWFTRQVLKASDFTIAHGPMMAATLALTVILTSYQYKRAPGFRRKIHRLQLQLPLLGELTLKATVARFARTLATTFSAGIPLLTGLQSAGKTADNLYIEQAVEEVHAATAAGMPLHIALRQSGVFPELMLQMTQIGEESGSLDDMLNKMATLFEDEVDNTVDNLGKILEPMIILFLGGLIASLLLAMYMPIFRLMSVIG, encoded by the coding sequence ATGAACCAACCCAGCAAAGTTCGACATTACCACTGGCGCGGGATCAACCAGAACGGCAAGAAAGTCAGTGGCATCACGCTCGGGTTTCAGGAGCAGGATGTCCGCAACCTGCTGAGCGAACAGCGGGTTCAGGTGAAAAAGATCAAACGGCGCAAACCTTCGACATTCAGTAAACTCAAAAACCAGCTCAAACCAACCGATATCACCGCCATCACCCGCCAGCTGGCCACTATGGTCAACTCCGGCGTTCCTGTGGTCCAGGGGCTCAACATGATGGCCAGCAGCCATCACAAAGCAGAAGCCCGGGCAGTCCTGACTCAGGTGACCGCCCAGGTGGAAGCGGGGGCCTCGCTGTCCCGGGCGTTGCAGAGCAGCTCACCGCTGTTTGATAAGTTCTACTGCGATTTGGTCGCCACCGGCGAGCAAACCGGCCACCTGGGCGAAATCTTCAAGCGTATTGCCCTGTACCGGGAGAAAAACGAGGCAATGCGCAAAAAAGTGATCAAGGCGATGATTTACCCCACCATGGTCACCTTTACGGCCGTTCTGGTGACTATCCTGATGTTGGTGATGGTGATCCCGCAATTTGCCGAGATTTTTGCCAGCTTTGGCGCCGAGCTGCCTTGGTTTACCCGCCAGGTGCTGAAGGCTTCCGACTTCACCATTGCCCATGGGCCCATGATGGCCGCCACCCTGGCATTGACAGTGATCCTCACCAGCTATCAGTACAAGCGCGCCCCCGGCTTCCGGCGCAAGATACACCGGCTGCAGCTGCAACTGCCACTGTTGGGAGAGCTGACTCTCAAAGCCACCGTGGCCCGGTTTGCCCGTACCCTGGCCACCACCTTCAGCGCCGGGATCCCGCTTTTAACCGGGTTGCAGTCGGCCGGGAAAACCGCCGATAACCTCTATATTGAGCAGGCGGTAGAGGAAGTCCATGCCGCAACCGCTGCCGGGATGCCGCTGCATATCGCCCTGCGCCAGAGCGGTGTGTTTCCCGAACTGATGCTCCAGATGACCCAGATCGGGGAAGAGTCCGGTTCGCTCGATGACATGCTCAACAAAATGGCGACCCTGTTTGAAGATGAAGTCGACAATACCGTCGATAACCTCGGCAAAATCCTCGAGCCCATGATCATCTTGTTTCTCGGTGGTCTCATTGCCAGCCTGCTACTGGCCATGTACATGCCGATTTTCAGGCTGATGAGCGTGATCGGCTAA
- the pilB gene encoding type IV-A pilus assembly ATPase PilB, producing MHTHLASTLRQAGLLSPVQRQQVVDTVEADGMPVPSALIRLGLFTSAELARQLEHLFAVALVDVHQYDYTACCQQLNQRELILRHRVLPLSQSETTLYVGLSDPTQLDALDEFRFATGKSIEPLLLECKQLDSAIRRLYGSEIGETSHQRSLSDSDLGELVDLSEGEFEDTATDLSQDSAPVTRYINQVLLDAVRKQASDIHFEPYEETYRIRFRCDGILHQHATPPAHLSRRLSTRLKVMSKLNIAERRLPQDGRIKLRLSPTLAIDLRVSTLPTLWGEKVVLRILDGASASLDIDALGYNPQQKQAYLDALQKPQGMILMTGPTGSGKTVSLYTGLTILNTESRNISTAEDPVEINLPGVNQVQINPGTGLGFAEALRSFLRQDPDIVMVGEIRDLETGSIAVKAAQTGHLVLSTLHTNSAAETITRLTHMGLQTFNLASSLSLIIAQRLARRLCQHCMQPDPLDPLTRSALAITPGIPLYRANETGCDECNKGYRGRVGIYEVMPFSRRLAQALIAGASTLELEDIARSEGMQTLQQSGIEKLETGITSLDELQRVLQFSLQSASASASASASASASASASASASASASAKDSPSPRPPGKIISVRATSPALS from the coding sequence ATGCACACCCACCTCGCTTCGACCCTGCGCCAGGCTGGGCTGCTCAGCCCGGTGCAGCGGCAACAAGTAGTGGATACAGTCGAGGCCGACGGCATGCCGGTGCCGTCGGCCCTGATCCGGCTCGGGCTGTTCACCAGCGCCGAGCTGGCCCGCCAGCTCGAGCACCTGTTTGCCGTCGCCCTGGTCGATGTCCACCAGTACGACTACACCGCCTGCTGCCAGCAACTCAACCAGCGCGAGCTGATCCTGCGCCACCGGGTCTTACCACTCAGCCAGAGTGAAACCACCCTGTATGTCGGCCTGAGCGATCCGACCCAGCTTGATGCCCTGGATGAGTTCCGCTTTGCCACCGGCAAATCCATCGAACCGCTGCTGCTTGAGTGCAAGCAGCTCGACAGTGCGATCCGACGCCTGTACGGCAGCGAAATCGGCGAGACCAGCCACCAGCGCAGCCTCAGTGACAGCGATCTCGGCGAGCTGGTTGATTTGAGTGAAGGCGAATTCGAGGATACCGCCACCGATCTGAGCCAGGACAGCGCCCCGGTTACCCGCTACATCAACCAGGTGCTGCTCGATGCGGTGCGCAAACAAGCGTCCGACATTCATTTCGAGCCTTATGAGGAAACCTACCGCATCCGCTTTCGCTGCGACGGCATCTTGCATCAGCACGCCACCCCGCCGGCGCACCTGTCCCGCCGCCTGTCGACCCGGCTCAAAGTGATGTCCAAGCTCAATATTGCCGAGCGGCGCCTGCCCCAGGACGGGCGGATCAAACTGCGGCTCTCGCCGACCCTGGCGATTGACTTGCGGGTCTCGACCCTGCCGACCCTGTGGGGCGAGAAAGTGGTGCTGCGGATCCTCGACGGTGCCAGCGCCAGCCTGGACATTGATGCCCTCGGCTATAATCCGCAACAGAAACAGGCGTATCTGGATGCGCTGCAAAAACCGCAGGGGATGATCCTGATGACCGGGCCGACCGGCAGCGGTAAAACCGTGTCCCTCTATACCGGCCTGACCATCCTCAACACCGAGTCGCGCAATATTTCCACCGCCGAAGATCCGGTCGAGATCAACCTGCCCGGGGTCAACCAGGTCCAGATCAACCCGGGCACCGGGCTGGGATTTGCCGAAGCCCTGCGCTCTTTTCTGCGTCAGGATCCGGATATCGTGATGGTCGGCGAGATCCGGGATCTGGAAACCGGCTCCATTGCGGTCAAAGCCGCCCAGACCGGTCACCTGGTGCTCTCCACCCTGCATACCAACTCGGCGGCGGAAACCATTACCCGGCTGACCCACATGGGGCTCCAGACGTTTAACCTCGCCTCATCGCTGAGCCTGATCATCGCCCAGCGCCTGGCACGCCGGCTATGCCAGCATTGCATGCAGCCCGATCCACTCGATCCGCTGACCCGAAGCGCTTTGGCCATCACGCCCGGCATCCCCCTGTACCGGGCCAATGAAACCGGCTGCGATGAGTGCAACAAGGGCTACCGGGGCCGGGTCGGAATTTATGAGGTGATGCCGTTCAGCCGCCGGCTGGCGCAGGCACTGATCGCCGGCGCTTCAACCCTGGAGCTGGAAGACATCGCCCGCAGTGAAGGGATGCAAACCCTACAACAGTCCGGGATCGAGAAGCTGGAAACCGGGATCACCAGCCTCGATGAGCTCCAGCGGGTATTGCAGTTCAGTCTCCAATCGGCATCGGCATCGGCATCGGCATCGGCATCGGCATCGGCATCGGCATCGGCATCGGCATCGGCATCGGCATCGGCATCGGCAAAAGATAGCCCATCCCCCCGGCCCCCCGGCAAGATCATTTCTGTCCGGGCAACCTCCCCGGCACTGTCGTAA
- a CDS encoding pilin, which yields MKKQQGFTLIELMIVVAIIGVLSAFAVPAYQNYTKRAHASEMLNATAAFKTAIGICLLGGKTDCTDGKGGVPAKQTFAKGNDSFEVSSSVKQATLGTVDANSKITVSVTKGKAKGSLPTDAVVALTPTLDTNGVVWTVTCTGAGSTDWCPAS from the coding sequence ATGAAGAAACAACAAGGGTTTACACTGATTGAACTGATGATCGTGGTGGCGATTATCGGGGTATTAAGTGCATTTGCTGTGCCAGCCTACCAGAACTACACCAAGCGAGCTCATGCTAGTGAAATGTTGAATGCAACAGCGGCTTTTAAAACGGCTATTGGTATCTGCTTATTAGGAGGAAAAACTGACTGTACAGATGGTAAAGGTGGTGTACCCGCAAAACAAACTTTTGCCAAAGGCAATGATAGCTTTGAAGTGTCTTCAAGCGTAAAACAAGCAACTTTAGGTACTGTGGATGCAAACTCGAAGATTACAGTTTCTGTAACTAAAGGTAAAGCAAAGGGCTCTCTCCCGACAGATGCCGTTGTTGCGCTAACTCCAACACTTGATACTAACGGCGTTGTTTGGACTGTTACCTGTACCGGTGCCGGTAGCACTGACTGGTGTCCAGCAAGCTAA